Proteins encoded within one genomic window of Episyrphus balteatus chromosome 1, idEpiBalt1.1, whole genome shotgun sequence:
- the LOC129913853 gene encoding E3 ubiquitin-protein ligase Ufd4 isoform X1: MVLNKLKEPHKLEMGDVDPETLLEWLSMGQGDERDMQLIALEQLCMLLLMSDNVDRCFESCPPRTFLPALCKIFLDELAPENVLEVTARAITYYLDVSAECTRRIVAIDGAIKAICNRLVVADLSSRTSRDLAEQCIKVLELICTREAGAVFDGGGLHCVLSFIRDCGSQVHKDTLHSAMAVVSRLCTKVEPNSPCIQDCVESLSTLLQHEDPMVADGALKCFASVADRFTRKWVDPAPLAEYGLVSELLKRLGNAAGNAQQGSSSTSTGHNDSLNAVTTTNKTQSTDATRSSQSISTTISLLSTLCRGSPTITHDLLRSKLPDAMERALKGDERCILDCMRLADLLLLLLFEGRQALSRVGAGTQGQLAPRVRRNDSSAERTHRQLIDCIRSKDTEALQEAIETGGIDVNCMDDVGQTLLNWASAFGTLEMVEYLCEKGADVNKGQRSSSLHYAACFGRPGIAKVLLKFGAYPDLRDEDGKTPLDKARERVDDGHREVAAILQSPGEWMSAGRSHLKSESEDGTAEPRGDPEMAPVYLKFFLPCFCRTFQGTMLSSVRRASLGLIKKMVQYAQPNVLRDLCDSQSVPLPPNGTPSQNLGTLLVEVVASVLDNEISYSWPSAMMTSSSNCSSSLLATTTTCSNTATCRQVVAAKSGTLAQSNKQQRVENSQLYIVPPPKQKAEGDDEDGHLVVLTIIEELTSKTQEEFLDHFARLGVFSKVQALMGPENEIQNDKVLSLVPAITDEPGPSSAVTAVVTEDAMEDAKEILPGKAYHWREWSICRGRDCLYVWSDSAALELSNGSNGWFRFILDGKLATMYSSGSPENGNDSSGKGRGMDAVSSEENRGEFLEKLLRARSAVRPGTPSQPILPTVSVLRLVVGNWVLQSQKQNQLHIHNSEGHQVTILQDDLPGFIFESNRSTKHTFTAETTLGPDFASGWSVTKKKKIKTKTEVQKNQVKNLARDLYNKYFKAAQAVPRGAVAKLTAIVKLIETALEEQRMSPNSNWQEKLNSALNELTKLLHEDGVVSAYEMHSSGLVQALVAVLSKNYWDNGLSRNRMNKLQKQRIAIFKNCILNSKGSDKKNTAGILVQKLVSVLESTEKLPVYMYDAPGTGYGLQILTKRLRFRLERAACETTLFDRTGRTLKMEPLATVGQLAKYLLKMVAKQWYDMDRSAFVYLKKLKDYKAGMVFKHEYDFDEEGLLYFIGSNGKTTEWVNPAQYGLVQVTSSEGKNLPYGKLEDILSRDSVSVNCHTKDNKKAWFAIDLGLFLVPNAYTLRHARGYGRSALRNWMLQGSKDGVSWVTLVTHSDDKSLVEPGSTSTWPIVCAPDEHQGFRHIRIQQNGRNASGQTHYLSLSGFEIYGRVASVCEDMGKGVKEAEAKIRRERRQIRAQLKHITKGARVVRGVDWRWDDQDGGSEGTVTGEIHNGWIDVKWDHGVRNSYRMGAEGKYDLKLTNCDNLSVLEGGNSVAPLSNISKKLENKSNALTSRKSSSTPSLPEATELNRNSVASSDQAASADNLAWKQTVEAITENVFSSAKSDIVTTANPDGKDTSGSSVGGHHSLRERENITDLSAINNSMQAINANVVSDLATITENLALADNLCGGSSSANNAAKNTLAGLLASGPSSTGATLIRQQSYSEDNNKSSNIEANNKMNASNSVNSISKSLLVNLRANSGQRVSQFSTEAMEVIDKMREGVDMIRNNTNNILSSDILSIPSSNCLASGVKIPLPKTHDATGSNAVAPPTASSTGGVVIQKPDEVMHFKKQLVEKHMGECSAGGKDDGKSTTPPTENPPPGSTSSTAVSSQMSVSVPNLTTTSVSEAPAQPDTATPTRLLETFAAMARRRASQGNNIQNDQKINNSNSNERNNQNSGTGFFPRGPTSVTSLVKLALSSNFHSGLLSTAQSYPSLSSNNAANNSGSNVGGGTNASPGNQVSSSINPALTMSLTSTSSDSEQVSLEDFLESCRAPALLGDMDDDDDMDEENDDEENEDEYEEVGNTLLQVMVSRNLLTFMDDETFENRLAGVGKRKSWDDEFVLKRQFSALIPAFDPRPGRTNVNQTSDLEISPPGSSTEAAKSSEYITVQQPALCLTLKGPGIGGVPDVEVELRNNEWSIFRAVQELLQATQLNKADKFRKAWEPTYTIVYKEALPSDTSSGGDDDGPNTPVISVKSGASTLSPNSPMRSGFTTSENINCSVDDVLQLLSQLNALNQKESESVREKDDRMEVDDSGTCTLPADMFMSKKITNKLQQQIQDPLVLSSNSLPTWCEDLNQSCPFLFPFETRQVYFNCTAFGASRSIVCLQSQRDVTLERQRMPGLSPRRDDQLEFRVGRLKHERVKVPRSDNLLDWAMQVMKVHCNRKSVLEVEFIGEEGTGLGPTLEFYALVAAELQRADLGMWLCEDDEQSLATEDQYIHLGQGLKPTGYYVSRKECGLFPAPLPQDSEICERVSKYYWFLGVFIAKVLQDMRLVDLPLSDSFLQLLCHNKILSKSSVIQAVKACDDLMMSSIMSEDSELADTCSKLLGNEFPESCWYDGVLTQDNLSEIDPIRAEFLKQLQDMVARKQTIEMDPHLSPDQRNLAIADLKLITKNGEAQLEDLALTFTYLPSSRVYGFPYAELVPNGAAIDVTIHNLEEYCELLMNFSLQDGIAKQLEAFHRGFCQVFPLNKLAAFSPQEARMMICGEQHPKWTREDLINYTEPKLGYSKDSPGFLRFVNVLLGMTGPERKAFLQFTTGCSSLPPGGLANLHPRLTVVRKVDAGEGSYPSVNTCVHYLKLPDYPTEEILKDRLLTATKEKGFHLN; this comes from the exons ATGGTTCTGAATAAATTGAAAGAACCCCATAAACTAGAG atggGTGACGTCGATCCGGAAACACTTCTGGAATGGCTGTCTATGGGTCAGGGGGACGAGCGTGACATGCAATTGATTGCCCTTGAGCAACTATGCATGTTATTGCTTATGTCCGATAATGTGGACAGATGCTTCGAGAG ctGCCCGCCACGAACCTTTCTTCCCGCCCTTTGCAAGATATTCCTTGACGAACTTGCACCAGAAAATGTACTCGAAGTAACAGCCCGAGCCATAACTTATTACCTAGATGTATCAGCCGAATGCACTCGACGCATTGTTGCCATCGATGGTGCCATTAAGGCAATTTGTAATCGTCTTGTTGTGGCTGATTTATCAAGCCGTACCAGCCGTGACCTGGCTGAACAGTGTATCAAAGTTCTCGAGTTGATTTGTACTCGCGAAGCTGGTGCCGTATTCGATGGTGGTGGCTTACATTGTGTATTGTCATTCATCCGTGACTGTGGGTCACAAGTGCACAAGGACACTTTGCACTCAGCAATGGCTGTTGTATCGCGTTTGTGCACCAAAGTGGAACCAAACAGTCCATGCATTCAGGATTGTGTTGAAAGTCTGAGTACTTTGTTGCAACACGAAGATCCTATGGTGGCCGATGGAGCATTGAAATGCTTTGCATCGGTTGCTGATCGTTTCACCCGCAAATGGGTTGATCCAGCTCCATTGGCTGAGTATGGATTGGTGAGTGAGTTGCTGAAAAGATTGGGCAATGCTGCTGGTAACGCACAACAAGGATCAAGTTCCACATCGACTGGTCATAATGATAGCTTGAATGCGGTCACAACAACCAACAAAACACAAAGCACTGATGCAACACGATCTTCACAATCGATATCGACAACGATTTCGCTATTGTCTACATTGTGTCGAGGATCTCCAACAATTACACATGACCTATTGAGGTCTAAGCTGCCCGATGCTATGGAAAGAGCACTCAAGGGTGACGAACGTTGTATACTCGATTGTATGCGACTAGCAGATTTGTTGCTGTTGCTTCTTTTCGAAGGTCGACAGGCTTTGAGTAGAGTTGGTGCTGGTACACAAGGCCAACTGGCTCCTAGAGTGCGCCGAAATGATTCGAGTGCCGAACGTACCCACCGTCAGCTAATAGACTGCATTCGCAGCAAAGATACAGAAGCACTTCAAGAAGCTATTGAAACGGGTGGAATCGATGTAAATTGCATGGATGATGTCGGACAGACTCTTTTGAATTGGGCATCAGCTTTTGGAACACTCGAGATGGTCGAGTATTTGTGTGAGAAGGGTGCCGATGTTAATAAGGGCCAACGTAGCTCATCGCTGCATTATGCAGCATGCTTCGGCAGGCCAGGGATAGCCAAAGTTCTCCTTAAATTTGGAGCCTATCCAGATTTACGTGATGAAGATGGCAAAACACCTTTGGACAAAGCTCGCGAACGAGTTGACGATGGTCATCGTGAAGTTGCAGCAATTTTGCAATCTCCCGGTGAATGGATGTCCGCCGGGCGTAGTCACCTTAAATCAGAATCGGAAGATGGCACAGCTGAGCCGCGTGGCGATCCAGAAATGGCGCcagtttatttgaaatttttcttgcCTTGCTTCTGTCGCACGTTCCAAGGAACTATGTTGAGTAGTGTTCGACGTGCTAGTTTGGgactcattaaaaaaatggttcaGTATGCTCAACCAAATGTTTTGCGAGATCTTTGCGATTCACAGTCGGTACCTCTACCACCCAACGGGACACCATCTCAAAATCTTGGAACTTTGTTGGTGGAAGTAGTTGCAAGTGTTCTTGATAATGAG ATTAGCTACAGTTGGCCATCAGCTATGATGACGAGTTCATCGAATTGTTCGTCGTCGCTtttagcaacaacaacaacttgtagCAATACTGCTACATGTAGACAAGTAGTGGCCGCCAAGAGTGGAACACTTGCGCAATCGAATAAACAGCAGCGTGTTGAAAATTCACAGCTTTACATTGTGCCGCCTCCAAAGCAAAAAGCCGAGGGG gACGATGAAGATGGTCATTTAGTTGTCTTAACCATCATTGAAGAATTAACATCAAAAACACAAGAAGAATTTCTTGATCATTTTGCACGATTGGGTgtattttcaaaagttcaagCCCTCATGGGACCAGagaatgaaattcaaaatgatAAAGTTCTTAGTTTAGTGCCAGCAATTACCGATGAACCGGGACCTTCTTCGGCTGTTACAGCTGTTGTAACTg AAGATGCTATGGAAGATGCCAAAGAGATTCTACCGGGAAAGGCATATCACTGGCGCGAATGGAGTATCTGTCGTGGACGTGATTGTTTGTATGTTTGGTCAGATTCAGCTGCATTAGAGCTATCGAATGGATCAAATGGTTGGTTCCGTTTTATTTTGGATGGAAAGCTAGCAACTATGTATTCGAGTGGATCTCCTGAAAATGGAAATGATAGCTctg GAAAAGGACGTGGCATGGACGCAGTATCTAGCGAAG aaAATCGTGGTGAATTCTTAGAAAAACTCTTACGCGCCCGTTCTGCAGTTCGCCCTGGAACACCATCACAACCTATCCTCCCAACTGTATCAGTACTTCGTTTAGTTGTTGGCAACTGGGTTTTACAaagccaaaaacaaaaccaactgCACATTCATAATTCAGAAGGTCACCAAGTGACAATTCTCCAAGATGATTTGCCTGGATTTATTTTCGAAAGCAATCGCAGTACTAAGCACACATTTACCGCCGAAACAACACTCGGTCCAGACTTTGCCTCTGGCTGGTCTGTaacgaaaaagaagaaaatcaaaaccaaaactgAAGTTCAAAAGAATCAAGTTAAAAATTTGGCTAGGGATCTTTATAATAAGTACTTTAAGGCAGCACAAGCGGTACCACGTGGTGCTGTGGCTAAACTCACAGCAATTGTTAAATTGATTGAAACAGCTCTGGAAGAACAACGTATGTCACCAAACTCAAATTGGCAAGAGAAACTTAATAGTGCTTTGAATGAGCTTACAAAATTGCTGCATGAAGATGGCGTTGTGAGCGCTTATGAGATGCACAGCTCTGGACTTGTCCAAGCATTGGTTGCAGTTCTCTCAAAGAACTATTGGGACAATGGACTTTCAAGGAACCGAATGAACAAGCTACAAAAACAACGCATTGCAATCTTCAAAAATTGCATTCTCAACAGCAAGGGCAGCGATAAAAAGAACACTGCTGGGATTCTTGTTCAGAAATTAGTCTCGGTTTTGGAAAGCACTGAAAAATTGCCAGTCTACATGTATGATGCTCCTGGAACTGGTTATGGCTTACAGATTTTGACAAAACGTTTGCGATTCCGTCTAGAGCGAGCTGCTTGTGAGACGACTCTATTCGATCGTACCGGAAGAACTTTGAAAATGGAACCACTTGCCACAGTTGGTCAGCTGGCCAAGTACTTGTTGAAAATGGTTGCAAAGCAATGGTATGACATGGATCGTTCGGCATTTGTTTATCTCAAAAAGCTAAAAGACTACAAAGCTGGCATGGTATTTAAGCATGAGTATGATTTTGACGAAGAAGGTTTGTTATACTTTATTGGATCGAATGGCAAAACAACGGAATGGGTAAATCCAGCACAATATGGACTTGTTCAGGTTACTAGTTCAGAAGGAAAGAATCTGCCCTATGGAAAGCTTGAAGATATCTTGTCGCGTGACAGTGTCAGTGTGAATTGTCACACCAAAGATAACAAAAAAGCTTGGTTCGCTATTGATTTGGGACTTTTCTTGGTACCGAATGCATATACTTTGAGACATGCTCGTGGTTATGGCCGTAGTGCCTTGCGTAATTGGATGCTTCAAGGTTCCAAAGACGGTGTCAGTTGGGTAACCCTTGTGACACACTCTGATGACAAAAGCCTTGTTGAACCTGGTAGTACTAGTACTTGGCCAATTGTGTGTGCTCCAGATGAACACCAGGGTTTCAGACATATCCGCATACAACAGAATGGTCGTAATGCTTCTGGCCAGACACACTACTTGAGTTTAAGTGGTTTTGAGATATACGGCAGAGTGGCATCAGTCTGCGAAGACATGGGCAAAGGAGTCAAAGAAGCTGAGGCTAAAATACGTCGAGAACGGCGACAAATCCGTGCTCAACTGAAACACATCACGAAAGGGGCACGAGTTGTTCGTGGTGTTGATTGGCGTTGGGACGATCAAGATGGTGGCAGTGAGGGAACAGTTACCGGAGAGATTCACAATGGCTGGATCGATGTTAAGTGGGATCATGGTGTCCGGAACTCTTACCGCATGGGAGCTGAGGGAAAATACGATCTGAAACTGACCAATTGTGATAATCTGTCGGTGCTTGAAGGTGGCAACTCAGTTGCCCCACTATCGAATATATCCAAGAAACTTGAGAACAAGAGTAATGCGCTAACTAGTCGCAAGTCCAGTTCGACACCATCACTGCCAGAGGCAACTGAGCTAAATCGTAATTCGGTGGCCTCTTCAGATCAGGCAGCCTCTGCAGATAATCTAGCCTGGAAACAGACCGTCGAAGCAATCACTGAAAATGTTTTCTCTTCGGCCAAGTCAGATATTGTTACAACGGCCAATCCTGATGGAAAAGACACTAGTGGCTCTTCAGTTGGAGGTCATCATTCACTGCGTGAGCGGGAGAATATTACCGACTTATCGGCAATTAACAATTCGATGCAAGCTATAAATGCTAATGTGGTATCCGATTTGGCCACAATAACTGAAAATTTAGCACTTGCCGATAATTTGTGCGGTGGCAGTAGCAGTGCCAATAATGCCGCTAAGAACACTCTAGCTGGTTTGTTGGCAAGTGGACCAAGTAGCACTGGCGCAACTCTCATTCGACAACAAAGCTACAGCGAGGACAACAACAAATCGTCAAACATCGAAGCAAACAATAAAATGAATGCAAGCAACTCTGTGAATAGTATCAGCAAGAGCCTTTTGGTTAATCTTAGGGCCAATTCTGGCCAACGGGTTTCACAATTCTCCACTGAAGCAATGGAAGTGATTGATAAGATGCGTGAAGGAGTCGATATGATTCGTAACAATACAAATAACATTCTGTCATCCGACATTCTTTCAATTCCATCATCCAACTGTCTGGCTTCGGGTGTGAAGATTCCCTTGCCCAAGACTCATGACGCAACTGGCAGTAATGCAGTAGCTCCACCAACTGCATCCAGTACGGGTGGCGTTGTTATTCAAAAACCAGATGAAGTTATGCATTTCAAGAAGCAACTTGTCGAAAAGCACATGGGTGAATGTTCAGCCGGTGGCAAAGACGATGGCAAGAGCACTACACCACCCACAGAAAATCCACCGCCAGGAAGTACCTCCTCAACAGCGGTATCGAGTCAAATGAGTGTGAGTGTACCGAACTTGACTACCACTTCGGTTTCAGAGGCTCCAGCTCAGCCAGACACAGCAACACCAACAAGATTATTAGAAACATTTGCCGCCATGGCTAGGCGACGTGCTTCGCAAGGTAATAATATTCAAAACGATCAGAAGATCAACAATTCGAATTCGAATGAGCGCAATAATCAAAATTCGGGAACTGGATTCTTCCCGCGTGGACCTACTTCAGTGACTAGTTTGGTCAAATTGGCTTTGTCTAGCAATTTCCATTCGGGATTGCTTAGTACTGCACAGAGCTATCCCAGTTTATCATCAAATAATGCTG cAAACAATTCTGGATCAAACGTTGGAGGCGGAACAAATGCATCGCCTGGCAATCAAGTTTCATCATCGATTAATCCAGCTCTAACAATGAGTCTCACATCAACATCAAGCGATAGTGAACAGGTGTCTTTGGAAGACTTCCTTGAGAGTTGCCGTGCTCCTGCTTTGTTGGGTGACATGGATGACGACGATGATATGGATGAGGAGAACGACGATGAAGAGAATGAAGACGAATACGAAGAAGTTGGA aatacCCTCCTACAGGTAATGGTGTCCAGGAATCTTCTTACATTCATGGACGATGAAACTTTCGAAAATCGTCTTGCCGGTGTGGGCAAACGAAAATCATGGGACGATGAATTCGTCTTGAAACGCCAATTCTCAGCTTTGATTCCCGCCTTTGACCCACGTCCAGGCCGAACCAATGTCAATCAGACATCTGATTTGGAAATTTCTCCACCTGGTTCCAGTACAGAAGCAGCTAAATCCAGTGAATACATAACTGTCCAACAGCCAGCTTTATGTTTGACTCTGAAAGGACCTGGCATCGGAGGTGTTCCAGATGTTGAAGTTGAATTGCGAAACAATGAATGGTCAATATTCCGTGCTGTGCAGGAGTTGCTTCAAGCAACACAGCTAAATAAAGCAGATAAATTCCGCAAGGCATGGGAACCAACTTACACAATTGTTTACAAAGAAGCACTGCCAAGCGATACCAGCAGTGGTGGCGACGACGATGGTCCCAATACCCCAGTAATCTCGGTAAAGAGTGGAGCCTCAACTCTTTCGCCCAATTCGCCAATGCGTAGTGGCTTTACAACGTCAGAGAATATCAACTGCAGTGTAGATGATGTACTGCAGCTATTGAGCCAGCTAAATGCTTTGAATCAAAAGGAAAGTGAAAGTGTCCGTGAGAAAGATGACCGAATGGAAGTCGATGACAGTGGTACTTGTACTCTACCTGCAGATATGTTTATGAGCAAGAAGATCACTAATAAGCTGCAGCAGCAAATTCAAGATCCGTTGGTTTTGTCAAGTAATAGCTTGCCAACTTGGTGTGAGGACTTGAATCAGTCCTGTCCGTTCCTATTCCCATTCGAGACACGTCAGGTGTATTTCAATTGCACTGCATTTGGAGCTTCTCGATCAATTGTATGTCTGCAATCACAACGTGATGTAACGTTGGAGCGTCAGCGTATGCCAGGTCTAAGTCCGCGACGTGACGATCAGTTGGAATTCCGTGTGGGACGGCTTAAGCATGAACGAGTTAAGGTACCACGCTCGGATAATCTTCTCGATTGGGCAATGCAAGTAATGAAAGTGCACTGCAACCGAAAGTCGGTTCTTGAAGTCGAATTCATTGGAGAAGAAGGAACTGGACTGGGTCCTACCCTGGAGTTTTATGCTCTTGTTGCTGCTGAACTACAGAGAGCAGATTTGGGAATGTGGTTGTGCGAGGATGATGAACAGAGTCTTGCTACTGAAGATCAATATATTCACTTGGGTCAAGGTTTGAAACCGACTGGCTATTATGTTAGCCGTAAAGAATGTGGTCTGTTCCCGGCACCTTTGCCCCAGGACTCTGAGATTTGCGAACGTGTATCAAAGTACTATTGGTTCTTGGGAGTGTTTATCGCCAAGGTTTTGCAAGACATGCGTCTGGTTGACTTGCCACTTTCAGATTCATTCCTTCAACTTCTCTGCCACAATAAGATCCTATCAAAGTCTAGTGTTATTCAAGCAGTCAAGGCCTGCGATGATTTGATGATGTCATCGATTATGTCTGAAGACTCTGAACTTGCTGATACATGTTCCAAACTTTTGGGCAATGAATTCCCCGAATCATGTTGGTACGATGGCGTTCTCACACAAGATAATCTCTCCGAAATCGATCCAATTCGTGCAGAATTTCTAAAACAACTACAAGATATGGTCGCACGTAAGCAGACAATCGAAATGGATCCACATTTATCACCGGATCAACGAAATTTAGCAATTGCTGATTTGAAATTAATCACAAAGAATGGAGAGGCACAATTAGAGGATTTAGCTTTGACATTCACATATCTGCCTAGCTCACGGGTTTATGGCTTTCCTTATGCTGAGTTGGTACCAAATGGAGCTGCCATTGATGTTACGATACATAATTTGGAAGAATATTGTGAATTATTGATGAATTTCTCACTTCAAGATGGTATTGCCAAACAATTGGAAGCATTCCATCGTGGCTTTTGTCAAGTATTCCCATTGAATAAGTTAGCTGCATTTAGTCCACAAGAGGCACGTATGATGATTTGTGGTGAACAACATCCAAAGTGGACAAGGGAAGATCTCATCAATTATACTGAACCAAAATTGGGCTATTCCAAAGATAG TCCTGGCTTTCTTCGTTTCGTGAACGTACTTCTCGGCATGACTGGTCCCGAACGTAAAGCATTTCTACAATTTACCACCGGCTGCAGTAGTTTGCCACCAGGCGGATTGGCTAATCTACATCCACGCCTTACCGTTGTCCGTAAAGTGGATGCCGGTGAAGGAAGCTACCCATCGGTTAATACATGCGTACACTATTTAAAACTGCCCGACTATCCAACTGAAGAAATACTAAAAGACCGTCTATTGACAGCAACGAAAGAGAAAGGATTCCatttgaattaa